Proteins co-encoded in one Quercus robur chromosome 8, dhQueRobu3.1, whole genome shotgun sequence genomic window:
- the LOC126694115 gene encoding low temperature-induced protein lt101.2: protein MGSETFIEVILAILLPPVGVFLRYGCEVEFWIDLLLTILGYIPGIIYALYVLVG, encoded by the exons atgggTTCAGAAACTTTCATAGAAGTTATTCTAGCAATACTCCTACCACCTGTTGGGGTTTTCCTTCGTTATGGCTGTGAA GTGGAGTTTTGGATAGACTTGTTGCTGACAATATTGGGGTACATACCAGGAATCATATATGCTCTTTATGTGTTGGTAGGATAA
- the LOC126697322 gene encoding 40S ribosomal protein S23 — protein MGKTRGMGAGRKLKSHRRRQRWADKSYKKSHLGNEWKKPFAGSSHAKGIVLEKIGIEAKQPNSAIRKCARVQLIKNGKKIAAFVPNDGCLNYIEENDEVLIAGFGRKGHAVGDIPGVRFKVVKVSGVSLLALFKEKKEKPRS, from the exons ATGGG GAAGACTCGTGGAATGGGAGCCGGGCGTAAGCTCAAGTCCCACCGTAGAAGGCAGAGGTGGGCTGACAAGTCATATAAGAAGTCCCATTTGGGAAATGAGTGGAAAAAACCATTTGCTGGTTCATCCCATGCAAAGGGCATTGTTCTAGAAAAGAT TGGTATTGAGGCTAAGCAGCCTAACTCTGCTATAAGGAAATGTGCTCGTGTTCAGCTGATCAAAAATGGAAAGAAGATTGCTGCTTTCGTGCCTAATGATGGTTGCTTGAATTACATCGAGGAGAAT GATGAGGTGTTGATTGCAGGATTTGGACGGAAGGGGCATGCTGTGGGAGATATTCCTGGAGTCAGGTTTAAGGTTGTGAAGGTATCTGGCGTGTCTCTGCttgctctctttaaggagaaaaaggaaaagccaAGGTCTTAG